A region from the Sphingomonas flavescens genome encodes:
- the obgE gene encoding GTPase ObgE — MHFLDQAKIYVRSGAGGPGAVSFRREKFVEFGGPDGGDGGKGGDIVFEAVPGLNTLIDFRYTQHFRAPRGKGGSGSNRTGAGGRDLVIKVPVGTQVLADDEDRSLLVDLTKVGQRQVFLEGGMGGRGNASYKTSTNRAPRQHQTGQDGEEMWVWLRLKLLADVGLVGLPNAGKSTFLNSVSNAAAKVGDYPFTTLRPQLGVVRHKGREFVVADIPGLIEGAAEGAGIGDRFLGHVERTRLLLHLIDGSAEDPLAAWRIVRGEIESYGEGLEDKAEIIGLTKADLLDEQRRAELVRELSDESRATVFPISAPLEEGMEPLLDAIIQRLADPVVNEAVEAPDKRPWSPL; from the coding sequence ATGCATTTTCTCGATCAGGCCAAGATATACGTTCGCTCCGGTGCCGGGGGCCCCGGCGCCGTCAGTTTCCGACGCGAGAAGTTCGTCGAGTTCGGCGGCCCGGACGGCGGCGACGGCGGCAAAGGCGGAGATATCGTGTTTGAGGCCGTCCCCGGGCTCAATACGCTGATCGACTTTCGTTACACGCAACACTTCCGCGCTCCTCGGGGAAAGGGCGGTTCCGGGTCGAACCGCACCGGCGCGGGCGGCAGAGACTTGGTCATCAAGGTTCCAGTTGGGACGCAGGTGTTGGCCGACGACGAAGACCGCAGCCTGCTGGTTGACCTGACCAAGGTCGGCCAGCGTCAGGTTTTTCTCGAAGGCGGAATGGGCGGACGCGGCAACGCGAGCTACAAAACCTCCACCAATCGCGCGCCCCGCCAGCACCAGACCGGCCAGGACGGCGAGGAAATGTGGGTGTGGCTGCGGCTGAAACTGCTTGCGGACGTCGGCCTGGTGGGTCTGCCGAACGCGGGCAAATCGACCTTCCTCAATTCGGTCAGCAATGCTGCAGCAAAGGTTGGCGATTACCCATTCACGACGCTCCGACCCCAGCTTGGCGTCGTTCGCCACAAAGGTCGGGAGTTCGTCGTTGCGGACATCCCGGGTCTTATCGAAGGGGCGGCCGAAGGCGCCGGAATTGGCGACCGGTTCCTGGGCCACGTCGAGCGGACGCGTCTGCTTCTTCACCTGATCGATGGGTCGGCCGAAGACCCGCTCGCCGCATGGCGGATCGTGCGGGGTGAGATTGAATCTTACGGCGAGGGCCTGGAGGACAAGGCCGAGATCATTGGACTGACCAAGGCCGACTTGCTCGACGAGCAGCGGCGTGCCGAACTCGTTCGCGAGCTTTCCGATGAGAGCAGGGCGACCGTCTTTCCAATTTCCGCCCCGCTGGAAGAGGGAATGGAGCCGTTGCTCGATGCCATCATTCAGCGCTTGGCCGATCCTGTCGTCAATGAAGCGGTGGAAGCGCCCGACAAGAGGCCTTGGTCGCCGCTATGA
- a CDS encoding low affinity iron permease family protein gives MRKLFSTIATKTAIWMGQPGAFIGSLLFCIIWAVSGPVFHYSDTWQLVINTATTVLTFLAVFLIQNSQNRDGAAIQAKLDELLRAVDKARSQFIGIEHLSDKQIELIRTALERHAKAENGKQKTADDTVDRLLDRF, from the coding sequence ATGCGAAAGCTGTTTTCGACTATTGCCACCAAAACCGCCATTTGGATGGGCCAGCCCGGTGCATTCATCGGATCCCTGCTGTTCTGCATCATCTGGGCAGTGTCGGGTCCGGTTTTCCACTATTCGGACACTTGGCAATTGGTCATTAACACCGCGACCACGGTTCTGACGTTCCTTGCCGTGTTCCTGATTCAGAACAGCCAAAACCGCGACGGCGCCGCCATTCAGGCGAAGCTCGATGAATTGCTGCGCGCCGTCGACAAGGCCCGATCCCAGTTCATCGGCATCGAGCATCTAAGCGACAAACAGATTGAACTCATCCGGACGGCGCTGGAGCGTCACGCAAAGGCCGAAAACGGCAAGCAGAAGACGGCCGACGACACCGTCGACCGCCTTCTGGATCGTTTTTAG
- a CDS encoding helix-turn-helix domain-containing protein, with protein sequence MSIRRTRLSPEESRSVALTAARKLLLDQGPQAVTLKAVAAEIGRTHANLLHHFGSAAGLQGELAKSIADNVNASIAEAVEQARAGEADARIIVDQCFDAFGREGAGALAAWMIITGNRDALNPILDSIRRLVSQLSAGHDQHHVAESTLSLVLNALGDSLLGPPIAEALGLPRDAARELAAQRLRHRLEIEHHGG encoded by the coding sequence GTGTCAATAAGACGTACCCGCCTTAGCCCCGAGGAGAGCCGTTCCGTCGCGCTGACAGCGGCGCGCAAGCTGCTGCTCGACCAGGGCCCGCAAGCGGTAACGTTGAAGGCCGTCGCCGCCGAGATCGGGCGTACACACGCCAACCTCCTTCATCACTTCGGATCGGCCGCAGGACTGCAAGGCGAACTGGCGAAATCGATTGCCGACAACGTCAACGCCAGTATCGCCGAGGCCGTCGAGCAAGCGCGCGCAGGCGAGGCCGATGCGCGCATCATCGTCGACCAGTGCTTCGATGCTTTTGGTCGAGAAGGTGCTGGCGCGCTCGCCGCCTGGATGATCATCACCGGCAATCGCGACGCACTTAATCCGATCCTCGATTCAATCCGTCGGCTTGTCTCGCAATTGTCGGCCGGACACGATCAACATCATGTCGCCGAAAGCACCTTGTCCCTCGTTTTGAATGCGCTCGGCGATTCACTGCTGGGACCGCCAATTGCCGAAGCCCTCGGCCTACCGCGCGATGCGGCACGCGAACTCGCCGCGCAGCGCCTCCGTCATCGGCTCGAAATAGAGCACCACGGCGGCTGA
- a CDS encoding metal-dependent hydrolase produces the protein MTATILPTPADLTITPRDRRFGRETAAPRLWHGGRVEATAIYNALSTTFPEGEAFFVESVRKFRHNAPPKLAEDIKGFTTQEAIHSREHDAFNKRATDSGYALGRLEAQVLKRLAVTKGRPPIVSLAATMALEHFTAILAHELLADPRHLAGAEQATADLWRWHAVEEIEHKGVAYDTWLHATQDWSRWKRWKVKAKVMLYVTRNFVVDRTAGALDLMRQDGVTGLRAWSSLLWYLWVRPGMFRKIGGAWLKFFLPGFHPWNEDDRHLLRDYEANVVPGSAPARKVRHAA, from the coding sequence ATGACCGCGACAATTCTGCCGACCCCGGCCGACCTTACCATCACGCCGCGCGACCGGCGCTTTGGACGCGAAACGGCGGCGCCTCGCTTGTGGCACGGTGGCCGCGTCGAAGCGACCGCAATCTACAACGCGCTATCTACGACGTTTCCGGAAGGGGAGGCTTTCTTTGTCGAGAGCGTTCGCAAGTTCCGCCACAACGCGCCGCCCAAGCTAGCCGAAGATATCAAGGGCTTCACCACCCAGGAAGCTATTCACAGTCGCGAGCATGACGCATTCAACAAGCGCGCGACCGACAGCGGTTACGCGCTGGGCAGGCTCGAAGCGCAAGTTCTCAAGCGGCTCGCGGTGACCAAGGGACGACCGCCGATTGTCAGTTTGGCGGCGACCATGGCGCTTGAGCATTTCACCGCTATCCTTGCCCATGAATTGCTTGCCGACCCACGGCATCTGGCGGGAGCGGAACAGGCTACCGCGGACCTCTGGCGATGGCATGCGGTCGAGGAGATCGAGCATAAAGGCGTCGCCTACGACACCTGGCTCCACGCAACTCAGGACTGGTCGCGGTGGAAGCGATGGAAGGTCAAGGCTAAGGTCATGCTGTACGTGACCCGGAACTTCGTCGTCGACCGAACCGCGGGCGCGCTTGACCTCATGCGTCAGGACGGAGTTACCGGACTGCGCGCCTGGAGTTCTCTGCTTTGGTATCTCTGGGTGCGCCCGGGCATGTTTCGCAAAATCGGCGGCGCGTGGCTCAAGTTCTTCCTTCCGGGCTTCCATCCCTGGAATGAAGACGACCGACATCTGCTGCGCGACTACGAAGCGAATGTTGTGCCGGGCTCAGCGCCCGCCCGAAAGGTGCGCCACGCGGCTTAG
- a CDS encoding GNAT family N-acetyltransferase, translated as MFARTPRLLLRPGFPEDAMALMSAIADESVVRNLATAPWPYSIRDAEAYLAKPRDPVLPSLLIFERGAGAPQLVGACGLGRRPSGTVELGYWVAQPFWNRGFATEACTALVDIARTLGFQSLEGSHFVDNPASARVLEKLGFEPLGIVAPRYSCARGAEAPARLMRLELSAATTMLEGEEEALAA; from the coding sequence ATGTTCGCGAGAACGCCGAGATTGTTGCTGCGGCCCGGGTTTCCCGAAGACGCAATGGCGCTGATGAGCGCGATTGCCGATGAATCGGTTGTCCGTAACCTTGCAACAGCGCCGTGGCCCTACTCCATCCGTGATGCCGAGGCCTATCTCGCGAAGCCGCGCGATCCGGTCTTGCCATCACTGCTCATTTTCGAACGTGGCGCGGGTGCCCCGCAGTTGGTCGGCGCATGCGGGCTTGGCAGGCGGCCGTCGGGAACGGTCGAACTCGGCTACTGGGTTGCGCAGCCGTTCTGGAACCGCGGTTTCGCGACGGAGGCTTGCACGGCACTGGTCGACATTGCCCGCACGCTCGGATTCCAAAGCCTCGAAGGATCTCACTTCGTGGACAATCCGGCATCGGCCCGGGTCCTCGAAAAGCTGGGCTTCGAGCCGCTCGGGATCGTAGCGCCGAGGTATAGCTGTGCGCGCGGCGCCGAGGCGCCGGCACGGCTGATGCGCCTGGAACTCAGTGCCGCAACGACGATGCTCGAAGGCGAAGAGGAAGCGCTCGCGGCCTAA
- the rpmA gene encoding 50S ribosomal protein L27, translating into MAHKKAGGSSRNGRDSESKRLGVKLFGGQTAVAGNIIVRQRGTKWHPGDNVGLGKDHTLFALTDGQVAFRDGKLGRKYVHVMPISENQA; encoded by the coding sequence ATGGCACATAAGAAAGCAGGCGGCTCGTCCCGCAACGGACGTGACAGCGAGAGCAAGCGGCTCGGCGTGAAGCTGTTCGGCGGCCAGACGGCTGTTGCCGGCAATATCATCGTGCGTCAGCGCGGTACGAAGTGGCACCCGGGCGACAACGTCGGCCTGGGCAAGGATCACACGCTTTTTGCACTTACCGACGGGCAAGTCGCGTTCCGCGACGGCAAGCTTGGCCGCAAATACGTCCACGTGATGCCGATTAGCGAGAACCAAGCATAG
- a CDS encoding TonB-dependent receptor plug domain-containing protein: protein MKIGIRSTLLAGLSGLAISASAQAQTSPAAQENAQAQEQAQVAAQGQTPVSNEQTIVVTGTRTANRTVANSPVPVDVIGADQIATTGQTETNRILNQLVPSFNFPQPSIADGSDTLRPATLRGLAPDQTLVLVNGKRRHVAALLNVNGTVGRGSAAVDMNLIPGIAIGRVEVLRDGAAAQYGSDAIAGVINIQLKSQNHGGRASATWGEYITTINDVAQVTGLQLNSAGQPQLNPTDPRYFLANTDGDRKVQDGAQLTLAANLGLPLGGKGFVNLSAEFRHRDDTNRAGYDLRPNYTLGVTSATTTFDSREIGFDRLEFRFGDPRSKDYNLVLNSGFDITPDWQLYAFGTYGHRNATSAANWRQYNNTSANRDFSVLAPNQVPSNANFVPLTPNGFLPLIETTLKDYAGTVGFRGSLAGWNVDLSAGHGQDQFDYQVHNTLNASFGPQSQHDFDAGGLKYAQNLVNLDLTRDYQVGFAKPLTIAAGAEYRHEQFKERPGDTQSYAIGPYFRPAVTNTTAANCTALGGRYGSVAATTCDFPGRAAPAGAQGFPGIPENSRTNAKRHSYAVYAELDTDPVQGLTTTVAGRYEHFSDFGSTWNGKLAARYEFIPGYAVRGAISNGFRAPSLQQQYFTTTSTNFIGGVPVDIATLAVNAPAAVAIGAKPLKPEKSVNMSVGVTANPLRGLTFTADYYHIKIKDRIVLTETLGNGGTGNTSTVQSAVTNLLAASGFPQVAAARFFINGLDTTTQGIDIVAAYRLGLGSYGKWNLTAAYNHNKTSIDKRLNAVGSLSQIPGIVLFGRVEGIRFTDGQPHDKVVLSADGDIGKFGITARTTRYGKVISPGSANPLAPNAASLTALGPDDIMLGAKWITDLEVRLHSGSSAGGKGVEFAIGANNLFDVYPDRSPYGARPSTVGGSYPANQIYIPYSIFSPFGFNGRFVYGRASINF, encoded by the coding sequence ATGAAAATCGGTATTCGTTCGACCCTGCTTGCCGGCCTTAGCGGGCTTGCAATCTCCGCTTCCGCCCAGGCTCAGACCAGCCCCGCGGCACAGGAGAATGCACAGGCGCAGGAGCAGGCTCAGGTCGCGGCCCAGGGCCAGACGCCGGTGAGTAACGAACAGACCATCGTTGTTACGGGGACGCGCACGGCCAACCGCACCGTCGCCAACAGCCCGGTTCCTGTGGACGTCATCGGCGCCGACCAGATCGCGACGACCGGCCAGACCGAGACCAACCGCATCCTCAATCAGCTGGTGCCGTCGTTCAACTTCCCGCAGCCGTCCATCGCCGACGGCTCGGACACGCTCCGCCCCGCCACGCTGCGCGGCCTGGCGCCCGACCAGACTTTGGTGCTGGTCAATGGCAAACGCCGCCACGTCGCCGCCCTGCTGAATGTTAACGGCACCGTCGGCCGCGGCAGCGCAGCCGTCGACATGAACCTTATCCCCGGCATCGCTATCGGGCGCGTCGAAGTGCTGCGGGACGGCGCCGCCGCGCAATATGGCTCGGACGCGATCGCGGGCGTCATCAACATCCAGCTGAAAAGCCAGAACCACGGCGGTCGCGCCAGCGCCACCTGGGGCGAGTACATTACGACGATCAACGACGTCGCGCAGGTCACCGGTCTGCAGCTGAACTCGGCGGGTCAGCCGCAGCTCAACCCAACCGACCCGCGCTATTTCCTCGCCAACACCGACGGGGACCGTAAGGTTCAGGATGGCGCGCAGCTGACGCTGGCCGCCAACCTTGGTCTGCCATTGGGCGGCAAGGGGTTCGTCAACCTCAGCGCGGAATTCCGTCATCGCGACGACACCAACCGCGCCGGTTACGACCTTCGCCCGAACTACACGCTGGGCGTCACCTCAGCGACGACCACGTTCGATTCGCGCGAAATCGGTTTCGATCGGCTTGAGTTCCGGTTCGGCGATCCGCGCTCCAAGGATTACAACCTTGTCCTCAACAGCGGCTTCGACATCACGCCGGATTGGCAGCTCTATGCGTTCGGCACCTACGGTCACCGCAACGCGACCAGCGCCGCCAACTGGCGCCAGTACAACAATACGTCGGCCAACCGCGACTTCAGCGTCCTTGCGCCCAACCAGGTGCCCAGCAACGCCAACTTCGTTCCGCTGACGCCGAACGGGTTCCTTCCGCTGATCGAAACGACGCTCAAGGATTATGCGGGAACGGTGGGGTTCCGGGGCTCGCTCGCCGGCTGGAACGTAGACCTGTCCGCCGGTCATGGTCAGGACCAGTTCGACTACCAGGTCCACAATACGCTGAACGCGTCGTTTGGCCCGCAAAGTCAGCACGATTTCGATGCCGGCGGTCTGAAGTACGCGCAGAACCTCGTGAACCTCGACCTCACGCGCGACTATCAGGTCGGCTTCGCGAAGCCGCTGACGATCGCCGCAGGCGCAGAGTATCGCCACGAGCAGTTCAAGGAGCGGCCGGGCGACACGCAATCCTATGCCATCGGTCCGTATTTCCGCCCGGCGGTCACGAACACGACGGCGGCCAACTGCACGGCGCTCGGCGGCCGGTACGGCTCCGTTGCAGCGACGACTTGCGATTTTCCGGGACGCGCGGCGCCGGCCGGCGCCCAGGGCTTCCCCGGCATTCCCGAAAATAGCCGCACGAACGCCAAGCGTCACAGCTATGCCGTTTACGCTGAACTCGACACCGATCCGGTGCAGGGCCTGACGACGACGGTCGCTGGGCGTTACGAACACTTCTCCGACTTCGGCTCGACATGGAATGGCAAGCTCGCGGCCCGCTACGAGTTCATTCCGGGCTATGCGGTCCGCGGCGCCATTTCGAACGGCTTCCGCGCGCCGTCGCTGCAGCAGCAGTACTTCACGACCACGTCGACGAACTTCATCGGCGGCGTGCCCGTGGACATTGCGACGCTGGCGGTGAATGCGCCGGCAGCGGTCGCCATCGGGGCGAAGCCGCTGAAGCCCGAGAAGTCGGTCAACATGAGCGTTGGCGTGACCGCCAACCCGCTCCGCGGCCTGACATTCACCGCCGACTATTACCACATCAAGATCAAGGACCGGATCGTTCTGACCGAGACCTTGGGCAATGGCGGGACGGGCAACACCTCGACCGTTCAGTCGGCGGTTACCAACTTGCTGGCCGCCTCGGGCTTCCCGCAGGTTGCTGCAGCCCGGTTCTTCATCAACGGTCTCGACACCACCACGCAGGGTATCGACATCGTCGCGGCCTACCGGCTCGGCCTCGGTTCCTACGGCAAGTGGAACCTCACCGCCGCCTACAACCATAACAAGACGAGCATCGACAAGCGGCTCAACGCCGTCGGTTCGCTCTCGCAGATTCCGGGCATCGTCCTCTTCGGCCGTGTCGAAGGAATCCGCTTCACCGACGGTCAGCCGCACGACAAGGTCGTGCTCAGCGCGGACGGCGACATCGGCAAGTTCGGCATCACCGCGCGGACGACGCGTTACGGCAAGGTCATCTCGCCTGGCTCGGCCAATCCGCTGGCGCCGAATGCGGCGAGCCTGACGGCGCTGGGTCCGGACGACATCATGCTGGGCGCCAAGTGGATCACGGATCTTGAGGTCCGCCTCCACAGCGGCAGCAGCGCTGGCGGCAAGGGCGTGGAATTCGCGATCGGCGCGAACAACCTGTTCGACGTCTATCCGGATCGTTCGCCTTATGGCGCGCGTCCATCGACGGTGGGAGGCAGCTATCCGGCCAACCAGATCTACATCCCCTACTCGATCTTCTCGCCGTTCGGTTTCAACGGCCGGTTTGTCTACGGCCGCGCGTCGATCAACTTCTAA
- the hspQ gene encoding heat shock protein HspQ: MTPFHSVARSGAVTPQFDIPVARFAIGEVVRHRLFDFRGVIFDVDPQFANSEEWYQAIPEDLRPSKDQPFYHLLAENAETNYVAYVSQQNLLLDDSEEPIDHPAIATMFNREDGRYRLRPDLRN; the protein is encoded by the coding sequence ATGACCCCATTTCACTCCGTCGCGCGTTCCGGTGCCGTGACACCGCAATTCGACATTCCCGTCGCTCGTTTCGCCATTGGTGAGGTCGTTCGGCACCGCCTGTTCGACTTTCGCGGCGTCATCTTCGACGTCGACCCCCAGTTTGCGAACAGCGAAGAATGGTACCAGGCGATCCCGGAAGACCTGCGGCCCTCGAAGGATCAGCCCTTCTATCACCTGCTCGCCGAAAATGCGGAGACGAACTACGTCGCCTATGTCAGCCAGCAAAACCTGCTGCTCGACGATAGCGAGGAGCCGATCGACCATCCCGCGATCGCCACCATGTTCAACCGCGAAGACGGTCGGTACCGGCTACGTCCAGACCTCCGGAACTAA
- a CDS encoding PilZ domain-containing protein, with protein MAMPAYFEDVTAKHERRRYLRRALRLGAGASAGGEQVTVHDLSLTGALLETSVPMLVGAIFEIELPHAGSVEATVVWNSGEFYGCQFELPIAPAALSAAQLQAQPQTSESVPADPLAELRDLNTEVERLALRMESALARLTRK; from the coding sequence ATGGCGATGCCGGCGTATTTCGAGGATGTCACGGCCAAGCACGAGCGGCGTCGCTACCTGCGCCGCGCCCTCCGGCTTGGTGCCGGCGCAAGCGCCGGCGGTGAGCAGGTCACGGTTCACGACCTTTCTTTGACGGGCGCGTTGCTCGAAACATCGGTTCCCATGCTGGTCGGTGCCATCTTCGAGATCGAGTTGCCGCATGCAGGCAGCGTCGAAGCCACGGTCGTCTGGAACAGCGGCGAATTCTATGGCTGCCAGTTCGAGCTGCCCATCGCGCCCGCTGCCTTGAGCGCTGCGCAACTCCAGGCCCAGCCGCAGACGAGCGAGTCCGTGCCGGCGGATCCCTTGGCGGAACTGCGCGACCTGAACACCGAAGTCGAACGGCTCGCTCTCCGCATGGAAAGTGCGCTCGCCCGCCTGACGCGGAAGTAA
- a CDS encoding PrsW family glutamic-type intramembrane protease, with protein sequence MLLVESLHWAIALTPVLVLLGIFVWLDAFALMSLREIGGLLLLGALGALIAWPISGRMLDTLPIGFSLYSRFIAPWIEEAIKAAIMIALFRFNRIGYKLDAVISGFAIGAGFSVVENIFYLTIFPNYGTGTWLVRGFGTAIMHGTTLALLAAIAHEFAERETRSAAADYDFNLLWFIPGYGVAVALHTAFNQFPNQPMAAMMGALVIAPIALIAILNFGTSEAQGWLASECAEHRAQVQALRKGLWPNGPAGDRISKLASRLDDQSVARVRRYWELQAWLVAEAEETLLEEAAGDAEFDSAEVRSAFAELDGLKRALGPSTFAALQSLLPFSKNDFWEVAELKQRLVGR encoded by the coding sequence TTGTTATTGGTCGAAAGCCTCCATTGGGCGATCGCGCTGACCCCGGTGCTGGTGCTGCTCGGTATCTTCGTCTGGCTGGACGCCTTCGCGCTCATGAGCCTGCGCGAAATCGGCGGCCTGCTCCTGCTCGGCGCGCTCGGCGCGCTCATTGCCTGGCCGATCAGCGGCCGCATGCTCGACACCCTGCCGATCGGCTTCTCGCTCTACAGCCGCTTCATCGCGCCGTGGATCGAGGAGGCGATCAAGGCCGCGATCATGATCGCGTTGTTCCGCTTCAACCGCATCGGCTACAAGCTCGACGCGGTCATCTCCGGTTTCGCCATCGGCGCGGGTTTCTCGGTCGTCGAGAATATCTTCTACCTGACCATCTTTCCCAACTACGGCACCGGTACCTGGCTCGTCCGCGGGTTTGGCACGGCCATCATGCACGGAACGACATTGGCCCTGCTCGCCGCGATTGCACACGAGTTTGCCGAGCGTGAAACGCGCAGCGCCGCCGCCGACTACGACTTCAACTTGCTCTGGTTCATTCCCGGCTACGGCGTCGCCGTCGCGCTGCACACCGCCTTCAACCAATTTCCCAACCAACCGATGGCTGCGATGATGGGCGCGCTGGTCATCGCCCCAATTGCGCTGATCGCCATCCTCAATTTCGGCACTTCCGAGGCACAAGGCTGGCTGGCGTCGGAGTGCGCGGAGCATCGTGCGCAGGTGCAGGCGCTTCGAAAGGGCTTGTGGCCGAACGGGCCCGCCGGCGACCGGATCTCAAAGCTCGCGTCGCGCCTCGACGATCAGTCGGTCGCCCGGGTGCGCCGCTACTGGGAATTGCAGGCCTGGCTGGTGGCTGAAGCGGAAGAGACCCTCTTGGAAGAAGCAGCTGGCGATGCCGAATTCGACTCTGCCGAGGTGCGTTCAGCCTTTGCCGAACTGGACGGTCTCAAGCGCGCACTCGGCCCCAGCACCTTTGCTGCGCTGCAGTCCCTGCTCCCCTTCAGCAAGAACGATTTTTGGGAGGTCGCCGAACTGAAGCAACGCTTGGTCGGGCGGTGA